The following nucleotide sequence is from Endozoicomonas sp. GU-1.
TGGGTGCGGGTGGTTTCCTGCTGGGCAGTGCCGCTGCTGCTGCGGTTGTCGCTTTATGGCTCTGGCTGGTGCCTGATACGAGCTGGCCCATTCAGCTGGTGATGTTTGGTACCGGCAGTTTGTTGTTCTCACTGGCATACTGGAAGCTGTTCCGTAAAGTGAACAACAAGAGTGACAGCCCCGAATTAAATAATCGGGCGTCGCAGTTAATAGGCCGGACCATTGTACTTGAGCATGACTTGCCAGCCGGGCAGAGCAAACTTGCCATTGGCGATACACTCTGGAAGGTGGAATCGGACAGATCTGTTGCCAAAGGGAACAAAGTCTCGGTAACGGGCAACCAGGGGATGATGCTGCTGGTCAGAGAGCTGGTCTGATTATTTGACACCGGAATATTGGAGTAACCGACACTGGCTTTCTTATTTCAATTCTCTCCGGGACAGGCTTGAGACTCCTTTACAGTTTCTTTATGCTTGTCCCCCTTCAATGGAACAATCGTTTTTTCGGTAATCCAGTTTGATGCCGTGACATCCAGTGTTATTTCTGGATAGTCGAGTTTATTCACCTTGCAGGATGTTCAAATGCAACCCAGTTATACAGCCGAGTCGACGCAACCGAAAGGTCAGGTTATTCAGTGGCTATTAGTGGCGCTGATGATCTACCTATTGCTGGTCGCTGTCGGGATGATCGGTTCTGGCTTTAAATGGGCTTCTGGTGGCGCTGAAGGTGCCCGTCAGTTATTTGCTTTTGCCACCAACCCGGTGATGGGCCTGGTGGCAGGTGCACTGGCAACCGCAGTGGTTCAGTCATCCAGTACCGTGACATCGGTGATTGTTGGCCTTGTTGCCGGAGGTCTTCCGGTTGCCACCGCTATCCCGATGATTATGGGTGCCAATATTGGTACTACTGTGACCAATACACTGGTCAGTATGGGCCATATCGGTAAGAAAAAGAGTTTCGTCGTGCGTTTTCCGCAGCTACCGTTCATGACTTTTTCAATCTGATGGCCGTTATGATTTTTCTCCCGCTGGAGATTATGACAGGGTTCCTGGCCAAGTCGTCTGATTTTCTGGCCGGACTACTGGTTGGCGGCGACTCTGTCAGTATCAAAGGTTTGAACTTTGTTAAGGTGCTTACCGGGCCTGCTGTAGACCTGTTCAAGGGAGCCTATGGCTCTTTACCGGACCTGTGGGCCGGTGTCTGCCTGGCGTTGACAGGGCTGGCCTTTATTTTTATCTCCATTATCTATCTTGGCAAACTGCTCAAGCATCTGATGGTGGGTAAAGCCAAGCAGATTCTGCACAAAGCCATTGGGCGGGGCCCTGCTACGGGTATTTTCTCAGGCATGATGATGACCATTGCCGTGCAATCATCCTCGACCTGTACCAGTCTGATCGTACCTCTTGCCGGGAATGGTATTTTCAAGCTCAGGGAGGTGTATCCATTTACCCTGGGAGCCAATATCGGTACGACGATCACGGCCTTGCTGGCGGCAACAGCCGTCCAGGGTGACATGGGATTCTTTGCCTTGCAGATAGCACTTGTCCACCTGTTGTTTAATGTGTCAGCCGTACTGTTGATTTACATCGTTCCATTCCTTCGCAATATACCACCAACGGTTGCCCGCCGTTTTGCCCAGGCGGCCAGTCGGAAGAAATGGATGGTGCTGGCCTATGTGGTAGGTGTCTTTTTCATTCTACCTGCTATCCTGATCGCGATAACTGCCTGAGGAGGACATGATGACAACACTCAAGGAATACAAGGCTCACAAGAAGGAGTTAAAGGCTCAAATCAAAGAGGTCAAGGCAACCCTGAAACGCCTCGAACAAGAGCTGGAGGCTGAGCGGCAGGATATGCAGCATGAAGAAGTCGATCATCTTGATGAGTACCTGGACAAGGCAGAGCCACACCTGGTGGATGTTAAAAAGCTGGGTGTTTCGGCCATTGAAGACTTTAAAAAGTCAGTGTCTAACTTGATGAGTTCGATAACAGGCTCCGGTAAAAAGTAGCGGGACATGCCAATAGCCGTGAAAATAAAGCCAGTGGTTATTTGCTGGCTTTATTTTTGACCTGATCAATAACCCCTGCCAGACCCTGACGTTGACCCAGGGTGATTTCAAACCAGGTATCATTCCCGTAGCGTGGGAATTCGTAGCGCAGATAGTAGCCATCCTGGTATACCGACAGGTCAAAGCTTCTGGCCAGAACTCCGGCAACAAGAAGAATAAGGAATATAGCGGAAAGTAATTTGTACATGAGCATGCCCCCAATAAAGTCTCATCCATAAAAACCTCCCAATTAGTCTAGCTGTTTATTGAGCTTTCTGGCAAAGCCTTAGGCCCCGATTAATGAATCGAAAGTGAAACATTGATATGAAGCTTTCTGCGTTACCTGGTAAACCGATTAGACCTTCATCAGTTTGACGACAGAGTGGAATTAAGTGGAATAGTGAGCGATGCAGGGAGTGTTCGCTCCACAAAGTATTATTCAATTGACCATTGACGTTTTCAGTTATTCCTTGCTTTTCGGTATGGCTTTGTTGAGGTCTTTTAAGATATCAATTCAGAAAAAGTAAAATTTATGTCGTGTAATAAGGCTCAGAAAATAGAGCTTAAAGCTTCGAAATGCATTCTCGCTGTAATAAATAATGTT
It contains:
- a CDS encoding NfeD family protein yields the protein MAIAITLEPWHWLILLFMLLGAEALGAGGFLLGSAAAAAVVALWLWLVPDTSWPIQLVMFGTGSLLFSLAYWKLFRKVNNKSDSPELNNRASQLIGRTIVLEHDLPAGQSKLAIGDTLWKVESDRSVAKGNKVSVTGNQGMMLLVRELV
- a CDS encoding Na/Pi symporter produces the protein MQPSYTAESTQPKGQVIQWLLVALMIYLLLVAVGMIGSGFKWASGGAEGARQLFAFATNPVMGLVAGALATAVVQSSSTVTSVIVGLVAGGLPVATAIPMIMGANIGTTVTNTLVSMGHIGKKKSFVVRFPQLPFMTFSI
- a CDS encoding Na/Pi symporter, producing MTGFLAKSSDFLAGLLVGGDSVSIKGLNFVKVLTGPAVDLFKGAYGSLPDLWAGVCLALTGLAFIFISIIYLGKLLKHLMVGKAKQILHKAIGRGPATGIFSGMMMTIAVQSSSTCTSLIVPLAGNGIFKLREVYPFTLGANIGTTITALLAATAVQGDMGFFALQIALVHLLFNVSAVLLIYIVPFLRNIPPTVARRFAQAASRKKWMVLAYVVGVFFILPAILIAITA